Below is a window of Culturomica massiliensis DNA.
ATCGTCGGATTCCAGGTACGTCCTTCCATGAGTGCACGGAAGTTAGCGGAAAAAGAGCAAATCGATATCCGCCTATATTCTATTATTTACACCGCCATTGAAGAAATCAAAGCTGCTATGGAGGGTATGTTATCCCCGGAAATCAAAGAAGAAGTCGTAGCGACAGTCGAAGTACTGGAAACATTCAAAATTTCAAAAGTCGGTACAATTGCCGGGTGTATCGTACGTGACGGAAAAATCGCCCGTTCTTCCAAGATTCGCATCATTCGTGACGGTATTGTAATTTATACAGGCGAACTCGGTTCTTTAAAACGTTTCAAAGACGACGTGAAAGAAGTTTCCAAAGGCTTTGAATGCGGTCTGAACATTACGAACTACAACGACTTACGTATCGGAGATATGATCGAAGCTTTTGAAGAAGTAGAAATTAAAAAGACCTTATAATCCCATTGAAGGTCATTTCCACAGAAACCTGTAAAGCTTCGGTCAATACCGGACTTTACAGGTTTTCTTTTTCCAGCGCGGCAAAAACTTTTGCTTTTGTATATTCGTAAAACTCTTAATACAACAATGTGTAAAAATTAAATCCTATGAATAACATAGCAAAAATTTTAGACGACAAACAGGAATACTACCTCAGTCACACCTGTAAAACCATAGACAAACAACTCATACATGCTCCCTCTCCCGACTTTGTAAGTGAAGTATGGAGCAATTCCGACCGGAATATTCCCGTACTGAAAAGCTTACAAACACTCTTTAGTCACGGCCGTTTAGCTGATACAGGCTATCTTTCCATTCTTCCGGTCGATCAGGGAATAGAGCACACGGCCGGAGCCTCATTCGCTCCCAATCCCCTTTACTTTGACCCGGAAAACATCATCCGTCTGGCAATAGAAGGCGGTTGTAATGCCATAGCCTCCACATTTGGGGTACTCGGTTCTGTCGCCCGGAAATACGCACATAAAATTCCGTTTATCGTAAAAATCAACCACAATGAATTGTTGAGCTATCCCAACAGCTACGACCAGATCTTATTCGGTACTATCGATGAAGCCTGGAACATGGGAGCTGTTGCTGTCGGAGCGACCGTTTATTTCGGTTCGGTTGAAAGCCGGCGACAAATCATCGAAATAGCCCGGGCATTCGAATACGCCCATAAAAAAGGAATGGCTACCATTCTGTGGTGTTACTTGCGTAACCCTGCCTTTAAAACGGAACAAACCGACTTCCATACGGCTGCCGATCTTACCGGACAGGCCAATCACCTGGGTGTTACAATCGAAGCCGATATCATCAAACAAAAATTACCCGAAACAAACGGTGGGTTTACCACCTTGCACTTTGCCAAATCGGATCCCCGTATGTACTCGGCATTGAGCAGTGAGCACCCGATCGACAGATGCCGTTATCAGGTGGCCAATTGCTACATGGGACGTGCCGGCCTGATCAACTCCGGAGGGGAATCACACGGAGATACGGATTTACAGGAAGCCATTATAACCGCCGTTATCAATAAACGAGCAGGAGGTATGGGCCTGATCAGCGGCCGCAAAGCCTTTCAAAAACCGTTGGCAGACGGAGTACGCCTGCTCAATGCTATTCAGGATGTATACCTGGACAAAAGCATTACGCTGGCATAATACAAATCCATACATATTTAATTTTAATCGATAAACATGAAGAAAATAGTATTACTTCGCCACGGCGAAAGTACCTGGAATAAAGAAAACCGTTTTACCGGATGGACGGATGTTGATCTAACGGAAAAAGGAATCGAAGAAGCAGTAAAAGCCGGAAATCTATTGAAAGAAAAAGGTTTTCAGTTTGAAAAAGCCTACACTTCCTTTCTGAAACGGGCAGTAAAAACCCTGAATGTCGTACTCGACCGGATGGACCTCGATTGGATTCCCGTAGAAAAAACCTGGCGGTTAAACGAAAAGCATTACGGTAACCTGCAAGGCTTGAACAAAAGCGAAACAGCCGCTAAATACGGAGAAGAACAAGTATTGATCTGGCGCCGTAGTTACGACATCGCTCCGCCGGCACTCCAGGAAAACGATCCGCGAAATCCGCGTCTGGACATCCGCTATATGGGAATTCAAAGCGATCATCTCCCGTTGACGGAATCCCTGAAAGACACGGTCGAACGTATACTTCCTTACTGGAAAGAAGTAATCGTTCCGACATTACAACATTTCGACCAGCTCCTGGTTGTAGCTCACGGCAACAGCCTGAGAGGAATTATAAAATACCTCAAAAATATTCCGGACAATGAGATTGTAAAACTAAACCTCCCGACAGCCGTTCCCTATGTATTTGAATTCGACGATACGTTAAAATTACAAAAAGATTACTTCCTCGGCGATCCCGAAGAAATCCGTAAAATGATGGAAGCTGTCGCCAAACAAGGCCAGAAAAAATAATTTATGATTTATGATTTTTGATTTACGATTCTTATCAACCGGTAAATTCCGCAAATCTCACAAACGAACTTTCAAATCAGCCATAAACGGGTTCAGGAGATAATCTGCAACCGTAAATCAAAAATCATAAATCATCTTTCCTTCCTCCCGCCACTGCTGATTCAAAGTTAAATTCAGCGTTGAATAACTTTCGGATATTTATTGTTAAAGCGGTAGCCCACCCCCAGCATCAGAAAATTAGGCGTACTGAAATCGTGAATACTATAACCGACATGAACAAAAGAACTTCGGGTAACGGCAATTTTCAATGCCAAAATCTGATAAAAAGCCTTCAAATCCCCTTTTCCGTGTAAGACATTACCGCCGACACCGATTCCGATCGTAAAATAAGGCATCACATATTCCGCCCGGCCCGAAATACCCAATGCCAGTTGTTGATGGAGCGGAGGCTTATAAAACTCCTGTGTCGTACCGACAATATAATCCTCTGTAAAAACATTGGCACTTCCATCGTATACCCCATCCAACGACAATCCGATACGGAACTTATATCCGATATTATACATCGGATTAAAATTGAAGCCGAACACCGTATAGGCCTCCGGTGAAGCCACCTGCTTATCACCGAAAATAACCCCTTTCCGGCGCCACGAACCGAACAACACCAAATCGTAACTGATATGACGGGGAAACTTCGGTACAAAAGGCTTAAACAAAGACTTACCCAGTAAATCCTCTTTTCTGTTGATATTATATACCAAACCTATTTTCAAATCGACGGTATTCAAACCCGCATTCGGAATACGCGTATTACCGTTGGAAAAATGACTCAACGTCACACCGGTCATCAAATCCAAATGCCGGAAAAGACGCCAGTTTAAATAAAAATTAGTATTGATATAGGCATTTGTACTCGACCCGATCACCTTATTATAATTGTTTTTTCCGTAATCGTACGGTTTCCATCCCACTGAAAATCCGAAATTCCACTCATAATTAAGTGACAAATAAGAAGTAAAACGGGTGATACGTGCCCCCTGAAGCAAATAAAATGCAACCGGATTTCCTATTTCCTTCCGGTCCCCGAACGTATAGTAAGCCAATCCGGCCCCCTGGTATGCCCCTCCGTAAATCCGGTCGGCACAGGTATTGGGACGAAATTGAAACGAATAATTCAGATGAGAGGAAAAGGTATGTTTGATCGGTTTCCGATACATATTCTCTCCCCGCAGAAAAGAATTTGTCGTAAAAATATACCCCGGACGGGCTTCTACACTTAATCGATGAATAAAGCGACGCGAAAACGGCAGAGAAGCCGTATCGGAAGCAAAGTAATCAACCGCTTCTTTTTTTTCAGGCAACGATACGGTCGCCCCTCCCGCCCCTCCGGGAATAAGTATCCCTTCTTCTGCACAGGCTATACCGGACAAATAAAAAAGCATCACACCCAAAAGGGATATCACGTTCCACATCTGCATCTTACTTTTCATATAACTTCCCAAGCCTTATTTTACAATAGATATGCAGGAGCATTTTTTTCCAATAAGGTGCAAATATAATGATAATAAAATTGATAATACCTTACAAACAGTTAAGAAAAAAGGAGGTAAACCGCACAGATACTTAAATTTCACCCTCCACTTCTTCCTCTATAAACTCATCCCGGATCCGGGTATTTCTTGCTCACCTCCCTTAACTGCTTGAATTATGGAAAAAGGGAAAGCCTGTAAAAATACCGTAAAAATCCATTCGCTAAATCCGAGTTGCAGGTTAAAATATTTCATACTACATTGCATCCGCGAAATCAATGAACAACTTATTGGGAGCTTCAAATTTATTACATCTGAAACAGTAAACATCCTTTATTCCTCAATTATGTGGGTTACAATATTATTAGCTTCGATCGGAATATCTCTATCAGGACTTATTATTTCTGTTACATTTTACGGCGAAAATATAAAAGAATGCTGGAAAGAAACACTCATCTCATCCCTTTTAATTATTCCTGTTTTTATGTGTGTCATTTCACTATCGGTAATCGTACCGTTCGGACTGTCTGCATTGGGCATTGCTAATGAATATATACTCCTCGTGTTAATTATCAGTATGCCAATTATGACGACACCCATATTCTTATACAAGTACATTGTCATCCCGTTATATTATCTCTTATTCCGGAAAAAAGAAATGAATCCTGAATACACCAAACTTTTGACCGATAACGACTGTCATGGAAAAGTTTTTGTCATTAAAAACTCCAATATTGCATGTACTATGGGGATAACAAAGAAAAGTCAAATAATAATGATTGGTTCTAATCTTATAGAAAATCTGTCTAAAGATGAATATACAGGTATTTTACTCCACGAAATTGGACATATCAAATACAAGCATTTACGTAAACTCATACTTATCGACATTGTCGGCGTATATATTACCATGCTCACCGGTTTTCTTGCATCCTACAGCAGCAACAAGAATCCCTATGTCATCGTCGCTGCAATCGGATTAGCCGGAGGGTTAATACCATTTCTCAGAATAATAATGAAGCAATATGAGAAAAAAGCAGATGGTTACGCAGTTCAAATTATTGGTGCTGATACATATATATCGGCTCTTACAAAATTAAACGGACTCTTTGCGGGCAGAATGGATAAATACGATATTGAACATCCCAGATTAAAAGATAGAATTGAAAATATAAAAAAATGTTGCAAAAACCGACATTAACATATTCACAATGGCATTTTTCAGGTGATTCCAAACCTCTGTATGCAACACCTCCCGGCAATCCTTCCATTCGAATCCCGGTACATTAAAAAAAGAGCTAATCGATCCGATTAACTCTTTAACTTCAGCGGAGAGAAGGGGATTCGAACCCCTGATACCCTTTTGAGGTATACCCGCTTTCCAGGCGAGCCAGTTCAGCCACTCCTGCATCTCTCCAATACAGCGGGGCAAAGATAGAAAAAAAAGTAAATAATATAACAAGAACCCGAATTATTTTCAATCTAAAAAGGATAACCGATGGCCAGATTCAATACTAATCCGTCTCTGAAATCATAATTCCTGATATTAAAATATCCGGGTTTCCCCGTATTATAAGGAGCATGCAAGGCCACGCCCAAATCTGCCCGGATAACGATATAAGTAATATCGTAACGTAACCCGAAGCCGGTCCCCAAGGCAATTTCCCGCCACAAATCTTTCAAGCGGAATTCCCCGCCGGGACGTTCCTTTTCTTTCCGCAACAACCAAACATTTCCGGCATCGACAAATACAGCTCCATTCAACCGGCCGGCAATTTTAAAACGATAACCGATATTTCCTTCCAGCTTAATATCTCCGGTCTGATCCAGGTAAGCCGTCACCGACCGTTTTTCCGGATGATAGCTTCCCGGTCCGATCGATCGGATCTGAAAAGCCCGGATACTGTTGGCTCCTCCGATATAAAACTGCTCGCTGTAAGGCATCACTCTCGAATTTCCGTATGCATAGCCGATTCCTCCCATAAGCCGCATAGCCACCTGACTGTTTTCGGATACCTGACGATATTTGATAATCTCACTCGTCAATTTCAAAAATTGTGAATAGCGATTTCCCAATATCTCACGCCCTTCTCCCCTTTTCCCGGCCAGATACTGAATACCGGAAATAATATTCCCGGCCTGTGTAATGGAAGTTTGCCAGAAAAGCCGGTTGGGATTCCGGTAGGTCGCCGCCCGGTCAAAAGTATAGGTATACGACATCGACGGTATAAACTGATCTTTAAAACTCAGGGCTATCGCCGGATTTTTGTTCAGGGTAGAATCAAACTCATGTGACGTTCGCAACAAATGAGTATAATTCAATTTGAAAGGCACCACCGAATGATAATTCCGCCGGGAAGAATTAAAATCATAAGTAGCGCTTCCCCAAAACGAAATCATTCGAAAATAGCTATGCCGGTTCAGAAAATCCGTTCCGATCTGAAAATGAGTCCTCTCCTGACGATCCTTTCCTGATTTCAGAAAGCCGGGTACCAGCAAGCGCGGAACCGACAAATTCAGATTGACGCCCAACTCATAAGAGTTAATCAACCCGGAACGGCCTTTCGTCGTCTTTTCCCCTCCGACTTGCCATTCATAGGCTCCGGTCAATTTTAAAGAAAAAGTTTCCGCCCGTTTAAACATATTCTTATTATTCAAACTCAAGATCAATCCCGGCCCCAATAAATTATTCGATTTTGAGGCGATATCGACTTCCACTTCCGTTTCTATCGGCAAGGCATAATCCGCCGATATCTTATAATCCAGCTTACGTCCGTATGAAGTATCGACCGGATTGATCGTCAAATTGACGAATTTAAATACCCCCAGTTGCACGATTCCGCTTTGGGTCCGGTTTTGACGGCGGGCCGTATACAATTGTCCGGGACGCACTTTCACGGCCTGAGACAAGATTTTCGGTTTTAATGTCTGGGGAGGCGAATAATCCATTTGCAGGCGATCGTATTCCAAGGTATCCCGCCGGTCCGAATCGTCGTTCCCGAATAATGAAACGTCCACATTCCGTATTGTATAGGGATGAAAAGCCACTTCCGGGATACCCTGCTTTAATCCGATACGCAAATCGACTTCCCCGTGCCGCCGGGTGGTATCCGCCAAAAATTCGATATACTGGGGCTGAAAATAATAATATCCCCGATTGCGTAATATATCCGATATGCGTTGTCGTTCCTGCTCCAGCACATTTACATCATACTGTTCGCCGGCCTTGAGCAAGCTAAACCGCATCGACTGCCTGACCAAAGAATCCATCTGTCCTTTCCATCCCCATAAATCGACGGAACTATAACGGAAAGGATCGGGTAACTTCACCCAATAACTGATTTTGGCCTTTTTCGGATTGCGTTTACGGGGAATAATCTCATAACGGCTTTCCAGACCGAAAAAACCGAAATCTTTCATATTGTTTTCCACCATCTTCAACCTCAATTCAGGTTGTACATCCGATATCAGTACCGGTTCTTTCGCCAACTTACGATAAAGCCACCATTTGAGCCCTTTTTCTTTCTTTATATGCCAGTTATACACCCACAAACCGATCGGGAACGGACTTCTGACATAAGGTGCAAACAAAGGATTGTTAGGCGGATAAGACATCGGTGACGTCAATGCGGATTTCTCCGGCCCTTTCAGCTTCAACTTCGGCGGAGTTTCAATTTTCATTTTCTTTACACCGATATACAGCACCTCCCCGTCTGTCAGTTTTTTCGTTGTAGAACAAGAAAAAAACAACAGACAGAAAAAGGACAATAGGATACAGTTTCTCATCATTTCCTGGTTTCCCGTTTTGACTTTCGTATAAACAAATCCTTTACTTTCCGGAAACTCTTTCGCAACACAATACCGACACCCGTTTGGGTCACCTCTCCTTCCAGAACACTTTCATAATTGGTATGACGAAATACCTTTAAAAACCAATTCCGGTTCTTGGTAAACATATATTCAATAGCGATATCATCAACCAAATTATCTTCCATACTGCTTCCCGGATCATTATCCGCAGATATACGTCCTCCGATCTTTACATTCACCTTATCATTGAACAATTGCTTCGAAAACTGATAAGAATAATCGGTACGTTTCGTTTCCTGTCCTCCGGCCCCGATCTGATTATAAGTATCGATACCGAACGTCAACCCGGCATTCTTCAAATATTTACGACTCCACTGATTCAATTCTTTTTCCACAAAATTATTCAGCGTATTGTTGGCAGTACTTCCCGTATTGACAGTACCGGGTCCTGAATACGTCCCATATATCAGCAGATTCATAGCCTGTTTCGTCCTTTCTTCCGGAGAGAAAGCCGCCAATTGCACCTGAATAGCCTGATCATTGGGAGCCGCCAGATCAAAAGTAATCTGCGGTTGCTGCAAATTTCCCTGAATCAGAATCATAGCATCGAAATTCACCAGGCGGGAAGATTGATTATCCTCCGTCACACTGACCCTTACCGATTCGCTGGCCGTAATGTGAAATGCCGGATTATCGACAGGCCCGGTCCACTCGACATAGCTGCCGCTCTGTATGGTAAACAGTTTATTCCCCACCACCGGTATTGCATAACGTACAGTACCTCCTGCCAACGTATACTTACCGCTTAAATTATTTCCTTCCTCGGGAGTAATCGAAAAAATCAAATTACCCCCTCCCTGAATAGCAATCTGGTTATCCCCCCCTTCCGACAAATCCACATTCACATTCACGGCATCTCCGATCTCGATAAACACTTTCATATTGAAACTTCCGGTATTCACCCGATTGGTCAACAAATCCTTTTCCAGTAACGTTGTATCCCGAAAAGAAACAAAACGCACCAAATCCACACTCCGGTCCTTTAATTCAGGGGAAGAATTACGTAACACATAATTGATTGCCGTATTATTCAGCAATTTGACATTCCCGGTCAACTTCAGGTGGTCGAAAGGTCCCTGGATAGAAGCCGACAAATCGGTATATGCCTTTCCATACACCATCGACTCCGGATTGGCCTTCACGTTCACAATCTGGAAATCCCTGGCAGCAAGAGTCAAATCCATCCCCATCCTCGTCAAGGGCATCACGGTAACCGAACCGTCCACTGTCAGTGCATGCCGGTTCGGTGCCCAAAAACCGAACTTCTCGAAAAGAATCTTTCCGCTTTTTACCGGAATATAAGTCGTATCCAATACAAATCCGGTCCCCAGCATCGTTATATCTGCTTTGGCATCCCGGAAAGCAATTCCTCCGTTGACCGACATATTATCCATCGTTCCCCGGAGGTCTATCTTCCCTTGTAATTCTCCCGTCAACCGTAACAAATCCGACGGTAAAAAAGCATTGACGACGGATAACGGTAAAGAAGGCAGATCTACATCCACGGTAATCTCCCTGTTCCGGTCAGAAGTCGAGAAATCACCTTTGGCCACAGCCCTCGGTTTATCATCCAGATAAAGGGTAAAATCGACGGAATGATCCGTAAACCGGTTAGCCGCACTATAACTGACATCCAGATTAACATCCCCGATCCGCTGTTGTTGGTAATAAAAATTCAGAATATTAAAATCCCCTTCGGCTATCGTATGTCCATCCACCGTATAAAACAACAAATCCGTTCCTAGAATACCTTGTATATCCGGCACAAAAGGAATCATATTCGAAACCGAAGCCAGATCAATGCCATTGATTTCCACCTGAAGACGTCTTTTCTCATCTCCGTGGTCTTCCAAAGACTGCAAACTGATCAACTTCTCCTGATAAGCCATACGCAAGTCCGCAGTCATCACCCCTCCCTTATAAAAATTCAATTCATTACCGGCGTTGACCATCCATTTCGTATATCCCAGAACCGGATCATGCGGAAAAAAGTTAACCGAAAAAGAACTATCCCGGAAAGTAAACGCCGCTCCGAAATCCACACCGACCTGCCCCTCCTTATTCTTCTGCAACGCAGCAAGCTTAAAACGGTTATCCCGAACAGAGCCGTAGAGCACGACATCATACAAATCTTTTACAATCCCTTGTGGATTGAGAACTTTAACACGATAATCCATGCCATTCTCCTGCTGATGCAAAGAGATACATACGGAATCGAATTTCACCTTATCCAAAACAGGTCCGACAATCATGGCCTCCATATTCACCCCTTCGCCTTTTTGTGAAGCGGATTTCAACGACACCTCTTTAAAACGAATGCCCCGGGCCTGCAAATAACGTCCCATGACATTATCGACACTTCCTTCTATTGTCAGTGTATAATAAGGTAACAATGCCTGTATGCTATCCATTGCCAAACGCCGCTGCCGCACCTGTCGCTGAATCTCGCCGACGGCATTTCCCAACATCGCCGAAATCTCCGTCACAGCCGTATCGCTCCTGAATGCCAGCCGGAAATCACCGGAAACCAAATCCGCTTCCGTTTCTGCCGGTTCACTGTCCAGGCGCAAAGTTAAACCGCCTAAATCATAAGAATTACGGGCATCCTCAACCTTCACCTGACGGATATCCGTATTCAACAATATTTCTCCCTGCCTCCCCAGACTTGCTTTAATATCGAAATTCATCCCGACAGAAAATTCTTCAGCCACCCAATGCAGTTCCTGCAAAGCGACTTTTTCTACCTTTCCGTTTACATCCACAGCATACCTTTTCCCGATAGAATCGGCTTTAAAGGCTATCTCCGACAACAATGCCGGATCACCGCTCTTCAACAGCCCGTTTATACGGGGCCCCTGCACATCGGTTGCCAATAAAATATCCCGGTAACGATGTCCTTTATAAACCAATTCCCGTAAATCGAGAGTCAAACGGGCATTAGCCTTTCCGAACCGATACCCGTGCCCCGTCAACTTAATATCCGTCGTCAATATTCCGAGAGAATCCGCAGGCAAAAAACGTCCGATATCAAAACGGTCCGATACCAAACGTACATCATACCCTTCATTCTTCACGTCATAACTGCCGTCTACAGTAACACAGCCGGCTTCCCGGCAAAGTTCCAGACGGGGATGTAACACCCCTGCCCCGGCACGAGCCACCAAAGACAACCGCATCTGATCCGGTATGCGGAATCGCTTATTCTTTTCATTCAAAAAAGAAACATCCTGAATATTTCCCTCCAGATTCAAAACTCCGGCAAGATTATTCAAATCACGGAATGAAGCCACCTCCCCCGTACCCGACAAATCGAAATTACCGGGCATCACGGCCATAAACTTCCGGATACCGATACGATCCTCCCGATAAGAAATATCCATATCGAACTTTACACTTTTTCTCTCCATCCCCAACGGCATCTGCGCCCAAAACAAACGGACATCCTCCATCCCCACCGAAGCTTCCAGAACAACCCGCAAAGGCTCGGTTTTGCCTATCTCCGCCAACGGAGCATCGGACAAAGCGTTCAAACGTATACTAGTGTATGGGGTCCGGATGCTGACATTTCCCAACTCGGTCCGTTCCTCACCCATATCGACATTCGCCTGCATCTTTTCAATCCGTCCACCTTGCGCCCTCACAACCTGCAAACGACTCAAATCAGCCTTTACAACAGCTCCCCGATTATATACGCTATCGATCCGAAGTCCGATATCCGTCAAAGTAAGCTCAAACTTTTTATTTTCAGTTCCCGACATTGAAAAAGCCGAATTTTCCAATTCCAGATGGCCGGCTTCTACGGTCCATAAGCCGGCAGTATCCGGAGATACCGCCCCCTGTACCGGACTTACACTCTGCGTATCCATTGGAATCAAATCGCAAACACCTCCCGACAAATTCACAGAATCGACATTCACCTGCCGGTGCACCATATCGACAACACCTCCGGCAATTATTCCTTTTCCAACTCCGGCATACAAACGCGACAAAGCCTCCGAGGTCATTGTATAATATACCCGATCGATCTCCAATTGCCGGATAACAAATGTCCAGTCGAATGAAGAAGCATTTTTTATAGTATCCCGATCTTCCCTGCTCACGCCGGTCGCAAGAAACACATCTCCTCCGGAACACAACAGACGGCTGATATCCACACGTTTCTCCCGCAAGCTAACCACATCCGCCTGCAACCCGACCCGATCGGTACGTACTTTCAAAACCATACCGGTAGTGTCGTTTCTCAAATTCAACACCACATCTTCCAGTTGTAAATCATCTACGGCAATCTGTCCCCACATTAAACGGCCTATCCCCGCATTCAGACGTAAACGTCCCAGATAAGCCAACGTATCGGTATTCGTTTTTCCCGCATATACCCTTTTCAAAGATAAATCTACCGGAAATTTCAAAGATAACTCTCCGATCCCGACCGTCATATCCCAGCGCGAGGCTGCATATTCCACCACCCTGTTCTTTATATAACGCTGTACGGCAGGTATATAAAGCAAGCTAACCAGCAGTAGAATCAACGCCACAAGAACCCCCAGCGTCCGAAAAAGATATTTAAAAAACTTCCTCATACTTCAGCCCGATACATACAGTTTAAAGATAAAAAGTCAAACATCAAAAATAAAGAAATAATATGGGAAAAAGAGGATGTGTCAAAAGTAAACTTTTGACACATCCCCTTCATGAGTGACCAGTCACAGCTCTTCTGTATTAAGAAGGCATATTATTTTCCCAATCGGGGTTCTGAACGACTCCGAAACCGGCGTTTACTTCGGAAGCAGGTATCGGATATACAAAGGCTGCCACATTAAAATCCTTATAGCTGCCATTGGATACACTGATCAGCATTCCGGTACGCCGTGCATCATACCAGCGGAAACCTTCTTCGAAAAACTCCCGTCTCCGCTCCTGGGCGATGAAATCCAGCAAATCAGCAGTTCCCGAAGGTAAGTCCGTAACCGCAGTGATAGCCGGATTTCGCTTGGCCGTATACAGCAAAGCTTTTTGTGCTTCACCCGTATTGTTCAGATGGGCATAAGCTTCCGCCTCAATCAGCTTCATCTCTGAAATCCGGAACACCGGTATATTATTGACAGCTTGAGAAGTCGGTATACCGTCGAATTTTTTCGGATGCCGCGTTTTTACATCGATCAGCTTCAGCCGGACATCATCTGCACCGAAAATTTTGACAACCGTATCGGTAAGAGCACCCCTGTAGCTGCCATACAGCGTATTCAACGAATTAGCCGACAAATTATCGTTCTCCGATTTGGCAATTGTAAAAATATCTTCGTCACTGATGGCCGTCGACGACCACATCTTCAAATAAGCCTCATTGGAAATCTCCGTAGCATTCCGTAAAATAACGGCTGAATCGGCTGCAACGATCGCCCGGTTATAATTCTCCATATACAACGACACCCGGGCCTCCAAAGCATAAATAGCCGCACGGTTCATATAATACTGATCCGGCAAAATAACATCGTCCTCATTATTCAGATTGTAATTGTCAACATAAGTATACCATTTGGCAGATTCTGCTATGTCTGCCAATATATTGGCATAAGTTGCATCCACAGTCGCCCGTTCTACCTTTGTAAAAGAAGGAATGGGTTCTTCTCC
It encodes the following:
- a CDS encoding translocation/assembly module TamB domain-containing protein, with the translated sequence MRKFFKYLFRTLGVLVALILLLVSLLYIPAVQRYIKNRVVEYAASRWDMTVGIGELSLKFPVDLSLKRVYAGKTNTDTLAYLGRLRLNAGIGRLMWGQIAVDDLQLEDVVLNLRNDTTGMVLKVRTDRVGLQADVVSLREKRVDISRLLCSGGDVFLATGVSREDRDTIKNASSFDWTFVIRQLEIDRVYYTMTSEALSRLYAGVGKGIIAGGVVDMVHRQVNVDSVNLSGGVCDLIPMDTQSVSPVQGAVSPDTAGLWTVEAGHLELENSAFSMSGTENKKFELTLTDIGLRIDSVYNRGAVVKADLSRLQVVRAQGGRIEKMQANVDMGEERTELGNVSIRTPYTSIRLNALSDAPLAEIGKTEPLRVVLEASVGMEDVRLFWAQMPLGMERKSVKFDMDISYREDRIGIRKFMAVMPGNFDLSGTGEVASFRDLNNLAGVLNLEGNIQDVSFLNEKNKRFRIPDQMRLSLVARAGAGVLHPRLELCREAGCVTVDGSYDVKNEGYDVRLVSDRFDIGRFLPADSLGILTTDIKLTGHGYRFGKANARLTLDLRELVYKGHRYRDILLATDVQGPRINGLLKSGDPALLSEIAFKADSIGKRYAVDVNGKVEKVALQELHWVAEEFSVGMNFDIKASLGRQGEILLNTDIRQVKVEDARNSYDLGGLTLRLDSEPAETEADLVSGDFRLAFRSDTAVTEISAMLGNAVGEIQRQVRQRRLAMDSIQALLPYYTLTIEGSVDNVMGRYLQARGIRFKEVSLKSASQKGEGVNMEAMIVGPVLDKVKFDSVCISLHQQENGMDYRVKVLNPQGIVKDLYDVVLYGSVRDNRFKLAALQKNKEGQVGVDFGAAFTFRDSSFSVNFFPHDPVLGYTKWMVNAGNELNFYKGGVMTADLRMAYQEKLISLQSLEDHGDEKRRLQVEINGIDLASVSNMIPFVPDIQGILGTDLLFYTVDGHTIAEGDFNILNFYYQQQRIGDVNLDVSYSAANRFTDHSVDFTLYLDDKPRAVAKGDFSTSDRNREITVDVDLPSLPLSVVNAFLPSDLLRLTGELQGKIDLRGTMDNMSVNGGIAFRDAKADITMLGTGFVLDTTYIPVKSGKILFEKFGFWAPNRHALTVDGSVTVMPLTRMGMDLTLAARDFQIVNVKANPESMVYGKAYTDLSASIQGPFDHLKLTGNVKLLNNTAINYVLRNSSPELKDRSVDLVRFVSFRDTTLLEKDLLTNRVNTGSFNMKVFIEIGDAVNVNVDLSEGGDNQIAIQGGGNLIFSITPEEGNNLSGKYTLAGGTVRYAIPVVGNKLFTIQSGSYVEWTGPVDNPAFHITASESVRVSVTEDNQSSRLVNFDAMILIQGNLQQPQITFDLAAPNDQAIQVQLAAFSPEERTKQAMNLLIYGTYSGPGTVNTGSTANNTLNNFVEKELNQWSRKYLKNAGLTFGIDTYNQIGAGGQETKRTDYSYQFSKQLFNDKVNVKIGGRISADNDPGSSMEDNLVDDIAIEYMFTKNRNWFLKVFRHTNYESVLEGEVTQTGVGIVLRKSFRKVKDLFIRKSKRETRK
- a CDS encoding RagB/SusD family nutrient uptake outer membrane protein: MKNKLKYLIGLPVLLLCSCNDFLDLDNFQNVPTDDAYKTVQDVQNGMNGMYYAFGYYYFYGRNVVALGDMAADNAVASASTGHFLSINRYNFSDTDGNLDEIWLGGYQVLDRATRTIAGAKAVLEKAGSLHLSDKDVASLHSYISQCYALRALSQHVLVNVFALPYKAGEANSQLGIVLPGEEPIPSFTKVERATVDATYANILADIAESAKWYTYVDNYNLNNEDDVILPDQYYMNRAAIYALEARVSLYMENYNRAIVAADSAVILRNATEISNEAYLKMWSSTAISDEDIFTIAKSENDNLSANSLNTLYGSYRGALTDTVVKIFGADDVRLKLIDVKTRHPKKFDGIPTSQAVNNIPVFRISEMKLIEAEAYAHLNNTGEAQKALLYTAKRNPAITAVTDLPSGTADLLDFIAQERRREFFEEGFRWYDARRTGMLISVSNGSYKDFNVAAFVYPIPASEVNAGFGVVQNPDWENNMPS